One part of the Mesorhizobium sp. M4B.F.Ca.ET.058.02.1.1 genome encodes these proteins:
- a CDS encoding DUF1194 domain-containing protein: MDDLVRIARCAGARPVLRLTAVCLLLFAMASQAHATDRPADHLAEVDLQLILAVDVSPSMSNVEQRVQRDGYVSAFRHADIATAIKSGERGRIAVLYLEWAGPHQQTVIMPWTIVEGREDALILADRLAALPLTEGRGTSISGALWAARDLFAKSGLRSPRRVVDVSGDGPNNAGAPLDPVRQVLLAEGVTINGLPIALPRIGWAGGFAIYDRSYLQSYFERCVIGGPDAFAIGVTEATMFATAVRLKLVREISMNMGQVIHAAYTTRSDRTADCNMIAQSPGR, from the coding sequence ATGGACGACCTGGTGCGGATTGCTCGATGTGCGGGTGCAAGACCGGTGCTGCGGCTCACGGCCGTCTGCCTGCTGCTCTTCGCGATGGCGTCGCAGGCTCACGCGACCGACCGTCCCGCTGACCACCTGGCCGAAGTCGATCTGCAATTGATCCTGGCCGTGGACGTTTCGCCCTCGATGAGCAACGTTGAGCAACGAGTGCAACGCGACGGCTACGTCAGTGCCTTCCGCCACGCGGACATCGCGACGGCCATCAAGTCGGGAGAGCGGGGCAGAATTGCAGTGCTTTATCTGGAGTGGGCAGGGCCACACCAGCAAACAGTCATCATGCCGTGGACAATTGTTGAAGGCCGCGAGGACGCTCTGATCTTGGCAGACAGGCTCGCGGCGCTGCCGTTGACCGAAGGTCGCGGAACGTCGATCTCCGGCGCATTGTGGGCGGCGCGTGATCTGTTCGCGAAGAGTGGCTTGCGCAGCCCGCGCAGGGTTGTTGACGTATCCGGCGATGGACCCAACAATGCCGGAGCGCCGCTTGATCCCGTCCGGCAGGTCCTTCTGGCGGAAGGCGTGACGATCAACGGGCTGCCGATCGCACTGCCCCGCATTGGCTGGGCCGGCGGGTTTGCGATCTACGACCGTTCCTACCTGCAATCCTATTTCGAACGCTGCGTCATTGGCGGACCAGACGCATTTGCGATCGGCGTCACCGAGGCCACCATGTTCGCCACCGCGGTCCGGCTAAAGCTGGTGCGTGAAATTTCCATGAACATGGGTCAGGTGATCCACGCCGCCTACACCACGCGTTCCGACCGCACAGCCGACTGCAACATGATCGCTCAGTCGCCGGGCCGGTAA
- a CDS encoding patatin-like phospholipase family protein — MGSAHLGVYKAFVEAGARFDYLGGTSSGAAMMAGFARGLDAEQIDRGTHNVFVKSRAFRRPTLPRFALLDHKAFDRALREEYGDVLIEDLWLPFFALSTNLSSRQPHVHLRGKLWQAVRASGSLPGVLPPFFTADGDMLVDGAIMNNLPLEQMRELKTGPNVIVSFGSSGPQKYHVDYDRIPGRSELAVALLNPFGRARLPQVPSMLQVIAASMLAHGPQDIAVGDEDVLVCPQVSSTFMDWSRHSELFSDAHDRTAQWIEERLRQNDSGLRAVLGNAHIT; from the coding sequence CTGGGCAGCGCCCATCTGGGCGTCTACAAGGCCTTCGTCGAGGCGGGCGCGCGCTTCGACTATCTCGGCGGGACGAGTTCCGGAGCCGCGATGATGGCCGGCTTCGCAAGAGGGTTGGACGCGGAGCAGATCGACCGCGGCACGCACAACGTATTTGTCAAGAGCAGGGCGTTTCGGCGCCCCACCTTGCCGCGTTTCGCGCTTCTGGATCACAAAGCCTTCGATCGAGCCCTTCGGGAGGAATACGGCGACGTTCTGATCGAAGATCTTTGGCTTCCGTTCTTTGCGCTTTCGACCAATCTGAGCAGCCGTCAGCCCCACGTCCACCTTCGTGGGAAACTCTGGCAAGCCGTTCGGGCATCCGGCTCGCTCCCGGGTGTCCTGCCGCCGTTCTTTACGGCTGACGGCGATATGCTGGTGGACGGCGCCATCATGAACAATTTGCCGCTGGAACAGATGAGGGAACTCAAGACCGGCCCCAATGTCATCGTGAGCTTTGGGTCCAGTGGGCCGCAAAAATACCACGTCGATTACGACCGCATCCCCGGAAGATCGGAACTGGCGGTCGCCCTGCTGAATCCTTTCGGCCGTGCCCGCCTGCCGCAGGTTCCGAGCATGCTTCAGGTTATTGCCGCGAGTATGCTGGCACACGGGCCGCAGGACATTGCCGTCGGTGACGAGGATGTCTTGGTCTGTCCGCAGGTTTCGAGCACATTCATGGATTGGAGTCGGCATTCCGAGCTGTTTTCGGACGCCCACGACCGCACGGCGCAATGGATCGAGGAACGTCTCCGCCAGAACGACTCAGGGCTCCGGGCGGTGCTCGGTAACGCACATATTACTTAG
- a CDS encoding cyclic nucleotide-binding domain-containing protein — protein sequence MSSVDSLAARLLSATLMFDRASLLALEALAAESDRRVLRRGEVLVREGDPSDRFFVVLSGRFTVHKGDGIGSVAEIAQGELVGEIGFFAGLPRTATVLAARDSIVLEISRNHFEKAAEALPNLREAVTTSLARRFATQSPILSRQKPAKIRTLAIIAAGGSRISPVFIGHLQQELGALTRAQFVSRHDVHAKFAGRPIDDQPVLNWLNELEAQAEFVVYVADEEPNEWTRVCIRQADTVLLVANASSSPRLNTSEELALSVHPPSTGRLVLIHDNRSAAVSGTSAWLDERPHVGQHHHVALEDASDIQRLVRFISCKARGFVAAGVGPWAAPIWASTRPSSRRARASTISAGRVPEPR from the coding sequence ATGTCCTCCGTCGATTCTCTCGCCGCGAGACTATTGTCGGCGACATTGATGTTCGATCGTGCGTCGTTGCTGGCGCTCGAGGCTTTGGCTGCCGAATCCGACCGTCGGGTCCTAAGGCGCGGTGAGGTCCTGGTTCGCGAAGGCGATCCATCGGACAGGTTCTTCGTCGTGCTGTCCGGTCGCTTTACGGTACACAAAGGAGATGGGATTGGCTCGGTCGCCGAGATCGCTCAGGGCGAACTCGTCGGCGAAATTGGTTTCTTTGCAGGGCTGCCCCGTACGGCCACTGTCCTTGCAGCGCGCGATTCGATCGTCCTTGAAATCAGTCGCAATCATTTCGAGAAGGCGGCCGAGGCTCTGCCGAACCTGAGAGAGGCGGTCACAACATCTCTGGCGCGCCGGTTCGCCACCCAATCTCCTATTTTGTCACGTCAGAAACCTGCCAAGATCCGAACGCTTGCCATCATCGCAGCCGGCGGAAGTCGCATCTCACCGGTTTTCATCGGGCACCTACAGCAAGAGCTCGGTGCGCTCACGCGCGCTCAGTTCGTTTCCCGGCATGACGTCCACGCGAAATTCGCGGGTCGTCCGATCGACGACCAGCCGGTCCTTAACTGGTTGAACGAACTGGAGGCGCAAGCTGAATTCGTTGTCTACGTCGCCGATGAAGAACCTAATGAATGGACACGAGTCTGCATTCGCCAGGCCGATACCGTCCTGCTTGTAGCGAACGCGTCCTCCTCGCCTCGCTTGAACACGTCCGAGGAATTGGCGCTATCGGTCCATCCACCATCGACCGGTCGGCTTGTCCTAATTCACGACAATCGCTCGGCTGCGGTCTCCGGCACCTCTGCGTGGCTCGATGAGCGTCCCCATGTCGGCCAGCATCATCATGTTGCGCTGGAGGACGCGTCTGATATCCAGCGCCTGGTCCGATTTATTTCCTGCAAGGCACGCGGCTTCGTGGCGGCGGGGGTGGGTCCCTGGGCAGCGCCCATCTGGGCGTCTACAAGGCCTTCGTCGAGGCGGGCGCGCGCTTCGACTATCTCGGCGGGACGAGTTCCGGAGCCGCGATGA
- a CDS encoding tyrosine-type recombinase/integrase — MSIRKRTWTTAKGVEKTAWVVDYVDAKGVRRLKTFPKKKDADQFGATAKVEVREGVHVADSDSVTVAAASAFWIATGEDEGLERSSIDQRKRHVELHIKPFLGSALLSQLTVPGVREFQDKLRKNGRSQAMTRKVLGSLGSLLSDAQERGLATRNPVKDMRSRRRRGKERQADKRQKGKLKIGVDIPTREEIKAIVAAVRGRWRPLLITAIFSGMRSSELRGLRWSDVDLDKAEIAVRQRADDYGEIGPPKSEAGERTIPVPPIVVNVLREWKLACPRRRINDANGETVTELHYVFPNGSGNIESRSNIIKRGFLPSQIAAGVTVPTGEKDKDGQPVLAAKYGGLHALRHFYASWSINRAQDGGLGLPAKVVQERLGHSSITMTMDTYGHLFPRGDHADEMAAAERSLLG, encoded by the coding sequence ATGAGCATCCGCAAGCGCACTTGGACCACCGCCAAGGGCGTCGAGAAGACAGCCTGGGTCGTCGACTATGTAGATGCAAAGGGCGTCCGCCGGCTGAAGACTTTTCCAAAGAAGAAGGACGCCGATCAATTCGGTGCGACAGCCAAGGTTGAGGTCAGGGAGGGTGTACACGTCGCCGACAGCGACAGCGTGACCGTTGCGGCCGCGAGCGCCTTTTGGATCGCGACCGGAGAGGACGAAGGCCTCGAGCGCTCGTCGATCGATCAGCGGAAGCGCCACGTCGAGCTCCACATAAAGCCCTTCCTCGGATCGGCGCTGCTGTCTCAGCTTACGGTGCCCGGCGTACGCGAATTCCAGGACAAGCTCCGCAAGAACGGCCGATCTCAAGCGATGACCCGCAAGGTGCTTGGCTCCCTCGGCTCGCTGCTCTCAGATGCCCAGGAGCGCGGGCTTGCCACGCGCAATCCGGTGAAGGACATGCGCAGCCGGCGCCGCCGCGGCAAGGAGCGACAGGCCGACAAGCGACAGAAGGGGAAGCTCAAGATCGGCGTCGACATTCCGACCCGCGAAGAGATCAAGGCGATCGTCGCCGCAGTTCGCGGCCGTTGGCGCCCGCTGCTGATAACGGCGATCTTCAGCGGCATGAGATCCTCCGAGCTGCGGGGCTTGCGCTGGTCGGACGTCGACCTGGACAAGGCCGAGATCGCCGTACGCCAGCGCGCCGACGACTACGGAGAGATCGGCCCGCCGAAGTCTGAAGCCGGTGAGCGGACCATCCCCGTACCGCCGATCGTGGTGAACGTGCTTCGTGAGTGGAAACTCGCGTGCCCCCGGCGCCGCATCAATGACGCCAACGGTGAAACTGTGACCGAACTCCACTACGTTTTCCCGAATGGCAGCGGCAATATCGAGAGCCGATCGAACATCATCAAACGCGGCTTTCTACCTTCCCAAATCGCGGCCGGCGTGACGGTTCCGACCGGAGAAAAGGACAAGGACGGCCAGCCGGTCCTCGCCGCGAAATACGGTGGTCTGCATGCCTTGCGCCACTTCTATGCATCGTGGTCGATCAATCGCGCACAGGATGGAGGCTTGGGCCTGCCGGCGAAAGTCGTCCAGGAGCGTCTAGGCCACAGCTCTATCACCATGACGATGGACACCTACGGGCACCTGTTCCCGCGCGGCGACCACGCGGACGAAATGGCGGCTGCGGAGAGATCGCTTCTGGGGTGA
- a CDS encoding Arc family DNA-binding protein has protein sequence MIYITVICLRVNWNEITVMSPDATQGESMARARPGRGSDQFALRLPEGLRDRIKAYAAYQGRSMNEEIVRILEREFPEPWVAGERIDELLEMLGVIQAGQATNEGISKLASELHDTIEGIYSGRVQGFDQNTRRDISNRYQEWQEREFERQSDKAAAEYDAVEEVSLERTGKSEKFVYEDGSVGPQPKKGSPPADISPDEEFPLFIIDEDDK, from the coding sequence GTGATTTATATTACCGTGATTTGCTTGCGCGTCAATTGGAATGAAATTACAGTGATGTCACCGGATGCAACTCAAGGGGAAAGCATGGCACGCGCGCGACCAGGTCGAGGGTCAGACCAATTTGCGTTGCGTCTGCCGGAAGGTCTTCGTGATCGCATCAAAGCCTATGCAGCCTACCAGGGGCGATCGATGAACGAGGAAATCGTTCGCATCCTTGAGCGCGAATTTCCTGAACCCTGGGTCGCGGGCGAAAGGATCGATGAGCTACTTGAAATGCTCGGAGTCATTCAGGCAGGCCAAGCAACGAACGAAGGCATCTCCAAGCTTGCGTCAGAGCTCCACGACACAATCGAGGGTATTTATAGCGGCCGGGTGCAGGGGTTCGATCAAAATACGAGAAGGGACATCAGCAACAGGTACCAAGAGTGGCAGGAACGCGAGTTCGAACGCCAGTCGGACAAGGCTGCTGCTGAGTACGACGCCGTCGAGGAGGTTTCGCTCGAACGGACTGGCAAGTCCGAGAAGTTCGTATATGAAGACGGATCGGTCGGCCCGCAACCCAAGAAGGGATCGCCACCTGCCGACATCTCGCCTGACGAAGAATTCCCCCTTTTTATCATTGATGAGGATGACAAATGA
- a CDS encoding DNA-binding protein, which produces MAEEISVAIDLVWGAADIGKEINRKPRQTFHMLEQGLLPARKVGNQWVAERGKLRAFFLGDGEKAA; this is translated from the coding sequence ATGGCAGAGGAGATATCCGTAGCGATCGACCTCGTTTGGGGTGCGGCCGACATCGGCAAAGAGATCAACCGCAAGCCGAGGCAGACCTTCCACATGCTCGAGCAAGGTCTTCTTCCAGCACGAAAGGTCGGCAATCAGTGGGTCGCCGAGCGCGGAAAGTTGCGGGCGTTTTTCCTCGGTGACGGGGAGAAAGCGGCATGA
- a CDS encoding transcriptional coactivator p15/PC4 family protein: MTGLTAQDSERTAAMAASQSDLVAVVPKNKREEIRVSLDLLNGHRLLNMRVFFEGEDGSMHPGKAGIAFKVDKLQAFAEAVALALVTAEKRGYVK, translated from the coding sequence ATGACCGGCCTCACCGCCCAAGACTCCGAACGTACGGCTGCGATGGCAGCATCTCAATCCGATCTCGTCGCCGTCGTGCCGAAAAATAAGCGCGAAGAAATCCGCGTCTCGCTCGATCTCCTCAACGGCCACAGGCTGCTCAACATGCGCGTGTTCTTCGAAGGAGAGGACGGCTCGATGCACCCTGGCAAGGCTGGCATCGCATTCAAGGTCGACAAGCTGCAGGCCTTCGCCGAAGCCGTCGCCTTGGCGCTGGTGACAGCCGAGAAGAGGGGCTACGTCAAATGA
- a CDS encoding DUF6074 family protein: MSENHHVHGGRITIEIKGAPAVAVFPLAFRRSEVRAAAAELLQRNRYLGRQWWAAHVKAHRRGLREFGLAPDEIDREIERYASAVSRALHLPEQYRSTPEGAA; encoded by the coding sequence ATGAGCGAGAATCATCACGTCCACGGTGGACGTATCACCATTGAAATCAAAGGCGCCCCTGCCGTCGCGGTCTTTCCGCTGGCCTTTCGGAGGAGCGAGGTGCGAGCCGCCGCTGCCGAGCTATTGCAGCGGAACCGTTATCTCGGCCGGCAGTGGTGGGCCGCTCACGTCAAAGCGCATCGCCGCGGGCTTCGAGAATTTGGCCTCGCCCCTGATGAAATCGATAGGGAAATCGAGCGCTACGCTTCCGCAGTCAGCCGGGCCCTGCATCTTCCAGAGCAATATCGCTCGACGCCAGAAGGTGCAGCATGA
- a CDS encoding helix-turn-helix domain-containing protein has protein sequence MDERDLIARLRADNATLREQVRQLEETLAPPSIAVPDDWGLTTKERRVYACLASRREATRAAIRQALHSDWHSDPPTENAVHVYISKLRKKLTPFGIAIITVWAEGYRLIERRRTNPEQLPG, from the coding sequence ATGGACGAGCGCGATCTAATTGCCCGCCTGAGGGCCGACAACGCGACGTTGCGCGAACAGGTTCGCCAGCTCGAGGAAACTCTTGCTCCGCCGTCAATCGCTGTGCCGGACGACTGGGGCCTGACGACAAAGGAGAGGCGCGTCTACGCCTGCCTAGCTTCTCGGAGGGAGGCAACGCGGGCCGCAATCAGGCAGGCTCTCCATAGCGACTGGCACAGCGATCCGCCGACTGAGAATGCGGTCCACGTCTATATCAGCAAGCTGCGCAAGAAGCTGACGCCATTCGGCATCGCGATCATCACCGTCTGGGCCGAAGGATACCGGCTCATCGAGCGGCGACGCACCAATCCAGAACAGTTGCCGGGATAA
- a CDS encoding DNA-packaging protein: protein MAAPKRNQFWKARSSHGRNPIFSTPDQLWEAACEYFEWVGANPLWEAKPFAYKGKVKIQNVAKMRAMTIDGLCIFLDIARRTWDGYCQRNDFLPVTTRVAEIIFTQKFEGASADLLNANIIARDLGLADKTELQGKGGGPLVVQVLKLSEADADDPASK, encoded by the coding sequence ATGGCGGCACCGAAAAGAAACCAGTTCTGGAAGGCGCGCAGCTCGCACGGCCGCAATCCGATCTTCTCGACGCCAGACCAGCTTTGGGAAGCGGCATGCGAGTATTTCGAGTGGGTAGGAGCCAATCCGCTGTGGGAGGCCAAGCCGTTTGCCTACAAGGGTAAGGTGAAGATCCAGAACGTCGCCAAAATGCGCGCGATGACGATCGACGGGCTGTGCATCTTCCTCGATATCGCTCGCCGGACCTGGGACGGCTACTGCCAGCGTAATGATTTCTTGCCAGTCACGACGCGGGTGGCGGAAATCATCTTCACCCAGAAGTTCGAAGGCGCCTCCGCGGACCTGCTGAACGCCAACATCATCGCCCGTGATTTGGGGCTTGCCGACAAGACCGAGCTGCAGGGCAAGGGCGGCGGTCCGCTGGTCGTGCAGGTGCTGAAACTCTCGGAAGCCGATGCCGACGATCCAGCTTCCAAATAA